The following proteins are encoded in a genomic region of Bernardetia sp. MNP-M8:
- a CDS encoding S-layer homology domain-containing protein yields the protein MKKLSVLLFILSFLVFSCELKEDETEVLLNRDTQKNKKTSSSIQISQMSSTDVAGNWAETEINYMTNNGYMSGYTDGTFRPANNVTRAEFATMIVSCLNPAPKPENANLSFSDISGHWAEQNILKAAKAGYLSGYPDGTFKPQENITKTQTTVAIANGLNVSGGNVNSLPAYFDDYSQIATWASTAIANAVQNKFIINYPDKRKLEPTKNATRADATSLLYRAMMFKNIAPNYQNAYLVTFGLTSTYQNPATKGQAVTFAGKAANLTSVKFYVDNFLLNTLIPSNYAYSFDYTFNGVGTNRALKIEGYNGSTLVTTQNKTITIKDDVVLITSRQQYDVAVGTTVWKLSGRNGFFFENEMTINADGSPNAYNPSNTGLDYLANAGYPGNWWGIATNSSGTPYIQRSFEPTPGYYVSTTAMVDARYTDREPRRYANSETIPFLVLPASKAMGAKLGDFGVVYNQRNGKFCYAIYADVGPTNHLGEASIKAAELLGINNNPKNGGQSGDVVYLVFPNTRITNGQIPTYQTILTEGERNFNEWGGIAQLEYFY from the coding sequence ATGAAAAAGTTAAGTGTGCTATTGTTTATTCTTTCATTTTTAGTGTTCAGTTGTGAACTCAAAGAAGATGAAACTGAAGTTTTATTAAATCGTGATACCCAAAAAAACAAAAAAACCTCTTCTTCTATTCAAATAAGCCAAATGAGCAGTACTGATGTGGCAGGAAATTGGGCAGAAACTGAGATTAATTACATGACAAATAATGGTTATATGTCAGGTTATACAGACGGGACATTCAGACCTGCTAATAATGTTACACGAGCTGAGTTTGCGACAATGATTGTCAGTTGTTTGAATCCAGCACCAAAACCTGAAAATGCAAATCTTAGTTTTTCAGACATTAGTGGGCATTGGGCAGAACAAAATATTCTCAAAGCTGCAAAAGCAGGTTATTTGTCAGGTTATCCAGATGGAACTTTTAAACCACAAGAGAACATTACCAAAACTCAAACTACTGTTGCTATTGCCAATGGTCTTAATGTGAGCGGTGGAAATGTTAATTCTTTACCTGCTTATTTTGATGATTATTCTCAAATAGCGACTTGGGCAAGTACAGCCATAGCAAATGCAGTTCAGAATAAATTTATTATTAATTATCCCGATAAACGTAAATTAGAACCAACCAAAAATGCTACTCGTGCTGATGCAACTTCACTTTTATATAGAGCAATGATGTTCAAAAACATAGCTCCTAATTATCAAAATGCTTATTTAGTTACCTTTGGTCTAACTTCTACGTATCAAAATCCTGCAACAAAAGGACAAGCAGTTACTTTTGCTGGAAAAGCTGCAAATCTTACTTCTGTTAAGTTTTATGTAGATAATTTTTTATTAAATACACTCATACCTTCTAATTATGCTTATTCATTTGACTATACATTTAATGGAGTAGGTACAAATAGAGCTTTAAAAATTGAAGGTTATAATGGAAGTACGCTTGTTACGACTCAAAACAAGACAATTACTATCAAAGATGATGTAGTTTTAATTACTTCTCGCCAGCAGTATGATGTCGCAGTAGGAACAACAGTATGGAAACTTTCGGGTAGAAATGGATTTTTCTTTGAAAATGAAATGACAATCAATGCTGATGGTTCTCCTAATGCCTACAATCCTAGCAATACTGGTTTAGATTATTTAGCCAATGCTGGTTATCCAGGGAATTGGTGGGGAATTGCTACTAATTCAAGTGGAACTCCTTACATTCAACGTTCTTTTGAGCCTACTCCAGGGTATTATGTTTCTACAACAGCAATGGTAGATGCTAGATATACTGACCGTGAACCTCGTAGATATGCAAATTCTGAAACGATTCCATTTTTAGTTTTGCCAGCGAGTAAAGCTATGGGAGCAAAGTTAGGCGATTTTGGAGTGGTTTATAATCAAAGAAATGGTAAGTTTTGTTATGCTATTTATGCCGATGTAGGACCAACAAATCATTTGGGAGAAGCATCTATTAAAGCAGCCGAACTATTAGGAATCAATAATAATCCTAAAAATGGAGGGCAATCTGGTGATGTAGTTTATTTAGTGTTTCCAAATACTCGTATAACTAATGGACAAATTCCGACCTACCAAACTATCCTAACAGAAGGAGAACGCAATTTTAATGAGTGGGGTGGAATTGCTCAATTAGAATATTTTTATTAG
- a CDS encoding methyltransferase domain-containing protein → MNFKTRSYKKELMDDLNLASEDLKKNLDELEFINTTLGGYKVLTSALDTLYKENKISKNQEKQNQKTVTLADIGSGGGDTLRQIAKWFEKKNIKAKLTGIDANDFMINYAQNKSQNFPQISYEKLNVFDIDSKNENRYDWATMSLFCHHFTDEELVLIFKNIQKLTSKGFIINDLHRNPIAYYSIYFLTRLFNGSYLVKNDAPLSVLRAFKKQDLIKILEKAEITNYRIKWQWAFRFQVIVEKT, encoded by the coding sequence ATGAACTTCAAAACTCGTTCCTACAAAAAGGAATTAATGGATGACTTAAATCTCGCTTCCGAAGACCTCAAAAAAAACCTTGATGAATTAGAATTCATAAACACAACTTTAGGAGGATATAAAGTTCTGACTTCGGCTTTAGATACACTTTACAAAGAAAATAAAATAAGTAAGAATCAAGAAAAGCAAAATCAAAAAACGGTAACTCTTGCCGACATTGGAAGTGGAGGAGGTGATACGCTTCGTCAGATTGCCAAATGGTTTGAGAAAAAAAATATCAAAGCAAAATTGACAGGAATTGATGCCAATGATTTTATGATAAATTATGCTCAAAATAAATCACAAAATTTTCCTCAAATTAGTTATGAAAAGCTAAACGTCTTTGATATTGATTCAAAGAATGAAAATAGATATGATTGGGCTACGATGTCACTTTTTTGTCATCATTTTACAGATGAAGAGCTTGTTTTGATTTTTAAAAATATTCAAAAACTCACTTCAAAAGGTTTTATCATCAATGATTTGCATAGAAATCCAATTGCTTATTACAGCATTTATTTTCTAACTCGTCTTTTTAATGGCTCGTATTTAGTCAAAAATGACGCTCCTCTTTCTGTTTTGCGTGCCTTCAAAAAACAAGATTTAATCAAAATTTTAGAAAAAGCAGAAATAACAAACTACAGAATAAAGTGGCAATGGGCGTTTCGTTTTCAAGTAATCGTTGAAAAAACCTAA
- a CDS encoding NADAR family protein produces the protein MAYSLSWLISEYENLQKQDKNFDYLFFWGHKPTPDGSLSKTIFSQWWQKEFSVNEIIYPTAEHFMMAEKARLFDDTATLEEILKAKSPNEAKKLGRKVQNFNDEIWKENRSKIVVEGNYHKFSDPEYKSFLIGTGTKIIVEASPMDTIWGIGLSQNSNKIYNPNTWRGLNLLGFALMEVRDRVRNDN, from the coding sequence ATGGCTTACTCTCTCTCTTGGCTCATTTCAGAATACGAAAACTTGCAAAAACAAGATAAAAACTTTGATTATTTATTCTTTTGGGGACACAAACCAACTCCTGATGGAAGTCTTAGCAAAACTATTTTTAGTCAGTGGTGGCAAAAGGAGTTTTCTGTGAATGAAATAATTTATCCCACAGCAGAACACTTTATGATGGCAGAAAAAGCTCGTTTATTTGATGACACAGCTACTTTAGAAGAAATTTTGAAAGCAAAAAGTCCAAACGAAGCCAAAAAACTAGGTAGAAAAGTGCAAAACTTCAATGATGAAATTTGGAAAGAAAATCGTTCTAAAATTGTTGTAGAAGGAAATTATCATAAATTTTCTGACCCAGAATATAAATCGTTTTTAATTGGGACAGGAACTAAAATTATTGTTGAGGCAAGTCCGATGGATACAATTTGGGGAATTGGTCTTTCTCAAAATTCTAACAAAATCTATAATCCAAATACGTGGCGAGGACTAAATTTATTAGGTTTTGCGCTGATGGAAGTGAGAGATAGAGTGAGAAATGACAATTAA
- a CDS encoding DM13 domain-containing protein yields the protein MQLLHFFKILFKNKLHFIAFLGIFLLLFVSCNKKTEEVSPIQIPERLEISPTSQSIVIGETANFTATFFDNMGNIVSTPSDIVWSSSNSTIANVTPQGTATGLSAGQTTIKATYQTIEATALLTVVTDNNQVATITITPSNTEITLTEMASLDFSVKNNLGQEITGKTATWTSSNIELVTVENGQVTAENYGTANITATVDGIQSSPATIQVIRKGTFTNRGSGSVKLRIENEVLQVVLGDDFSTSSSPPDLRVYLGDTNNSVNGAVELASLRSSSGSQTINVSSEISITQYRYVIIWCKQFGGVYGVADLGE from the coding sequence ATGCAATTACTTCATTTTTTCAAAATTTTATTTAAGAATAAACTTCATTTTATTGCCTTTTTAGGCATTTTTTTACTTCTTTTCGTTTCCTGTAATAAAAAAACAGAAGAAGTTTCTCCAATACAGATTCCTGAACGTTTGGAAATCTCCCCAACTTCTCAAAGCATAGTTATTGGTGAAACAGCCAATTTTACGGCTACTTTTTTTGATAATATGGGAAATATAGTTTCTACTCCTTCTGATATTGTTTGGTCAAGTAGTAATTCTACTATCGCAAATGTAACACCTCAAGGAACTGCAACAGGACTCTCAGCAGGACAGACAACTATAAAAGCAACCTACCAAACCATAGAAGCAACAGCACTTTTGACTGTCGTAACTGATAATAATCAAGTAGCTACCATAACAATTACTCCATCAAATACAGAAATTACATTGACAGAAATGGCAAGTTTAGATTTTTCTGTAAAGAATAATTTGGGACAAGAAATTACAGGAAAAACAGCTACTTGGACAAGCAGTAACATAGAACTTGTAACTGTAGAAAACGGACAAGTTACAGCAGAGAACTATGGAACAGCAAATATTACAGCAACAGTCGACGGAATCCAAAGCAGTCCTGCAACAATACAAGTAATACGCAAAGGAACATTTACAAATAGAGGTTCGGGAAGTGTAAAACTTCGTATTGAGAACGAGGTTTTGCAAGTTGTGTTGGGAGATGATTTTTCTACGTCTTCTTCTCCTCCAGATTTGAGAGTATATTTAGGAGATACTAATAATAGTGTCAATGGTGCAGTAGAATTGGCTTCTTTACGCTCTTCTAGTGGCTCTCAAACTATCAATGTTTCTTCTGAGATTTCAATCACACAGTACCGTTATGTAATTATTTGGTGTAAACAATTTGGTGGCGTTTATGGTGTAGCTGATTTGGGAGAGTAA